Part of the Nicotiana tabacum cultivar K326 chromosome 20, ASM71507v2, whole genome shotgun sequence genome, CAGCCCAAAAACTCAAGAGATGGATAAGGAAAAATAAACCTGCATGTGCTTCACAAAACCTCCTCCAAGGAAGTGCTTTAGAAAGTTTAACTGTTCCACAAATTACACATAATTTCAGCAGATAAGCAGCTAGCCAGTTGTTATAAGACTGACAGGGATGACATGGACCTGTATCAGTTGACGCCAGGTACTTGTGGTAAGTGACTCCCCACCAATCTTCATTGAGCTCTCTGGATTGTAACCATCCTAATACCGATTGTAAGGAAGTTACTAGAGCCAGTAGCTACTACAATCACAGAGCAATAACTTGAAAACAGAGTAGTACCTCAAGGAATTCCAAGATATCTCGAAATGTGTTTCTTTGGCTGTTGAGGTCCTTCTTGGCTGATCCTTTGCCTCCTGCCTCTACTGAAAGGCTTCTCATCTGGTTCAGGACCTTCGCTCTTAATCCTTGGATATGCAAAATATTCTTAGATTTGTTTGCTTCATCTGTGGAGCTGTCACTAGATCCTTTATCTTCAACAGAGAACTTCTCAAGATTCCCGACTTCAAAAACTAAAGCAAGTGCTTCGCCAGCTGCAATGCGTACAGCTCTGTCGTCCTTGTCCAGCAGAGTTGAAAAGTAAGAGATTGACCTGCATCATGGGAAGGTGCACACTCCAATTGTCATACACTCACCAAACACAAACCCTGCATCCCATTCTAATCTTCATCCAAATATACTACACGAATAATATGTCCTTGATGGGATGTTACAAATACaacttttctctcttctttcttccttttattggttttttctttgattttcctttCCAGGAGGGGTAGGTCTGGATTTCGGGCACATACTCACCCTTGCCAGCTTTTTGGGTTTAGTGCCCGTCCATCAATGGTAGCAAGGAGGAAAGACCACGCAGATACCATTGATGTTATCATTGGTGGTGAAGGTTTAGCAGTAGCTACCTGATCAATGAACCAGACACAGTTGTCAATGAACTAAGTAACATAACAAAAGtcataagcaaaaacaaaatacTCAGATAGGGAACAAGGATTGGAATTTCTGTTACAATATACCATCCACATGACAGCAGCAAGACCAAACCTTAAAAAGTGAAGCGCAAAACAGAAATATTGATAGATAGGGATCAAGGATCGGCATTAGCATCACAATATACATCCACATAACAGCAACAAaaccaagcttctaaaatctgcGCCCGCTGAAAAATAAACATCTAAACATGAGGGGTACATACATTAGGACCATTTTTTGGATGAATGACCTGCCACATCAATTGCATTGACTTGTCTGTTTCCTCTGCCTCTTCACCTCCAACAAAAGTGATAATGGCCAAACACTCCAGTAGCTGAATTCACCCAAAAAAGCATTCAAGCTTGATTGCAAAGAAATAACAATACTTAAAGAAGCATCCACCATCTACAAACACACCGAAGATATCTTAGATGTCTCAGAACGAGATTTAAGAGCCTCCGTAATAGGAGACGCTGATTCTTCCAACATTTCATGTGCTTTGTCCCCAGGGCCAACAGTTAAAGCCAAAATTCCTAATCACAGACGAAGACACAAGTCAAATCTAGGCATCACCTTGAAGGATAACTATCTGAACCCAACAGTTCATCAATATGCAGAGTTAGAAGATTACTGACCAAGAAAATGAGATGCCAAAGCTATCTCCTTGGAGGATCCCCGTTTAATGGAATTC contains:
- the LOC107813216 gene encoding uncharacterized protein LOC107813216 isoform X2, which codes for MGRKSSQRKNAVMLDSDDADSASSLSISRSDMIVSGVEVVQIDKETLLDQCVDALYEKRGSTRENALASIIEAFNSDIQHEFVEKKFATLLQQCLNSIKRGSSKEIALASHFLGILALTVGPGDKAHEMLEESASPITEALKSRSETSKISSLLECLAIITFVGGEEAEETDKSMQLMWQVIHPKNGPNVATAKPSPPMITSMVSAWSFLLATIDGRALNPKSWQGSISYFSTLLDKDDRAVRIAAGEALALVFEVGNLEKFSVEDKGSSDSSTDEANKSKNILHIQGLRAKVLNQMRSLSVEAGGKGSAKKDLNSQRNTFRDILEFLEDGYNPESSMKIGGESLTTSTWRQLIQLNFLKHFLGGGFVKHMQENEFLHDVFGCTPKRKLLSGVEHRVSGTEKRLYKSPNSVANKARTQFRNKQRMLSQDKNVRCYYTAGDEA
- the LOC107813216 gene encoding uncharacterized protein LOC107813216 isoform X1, producing MGRKSSQRKNAVMLDSDDADSASSLSISRSDMIVSGVEVVQIDKETLLDQCVDALYEKRGSTRENALASIIEAFNSDIQHEFVEKKFATLLQQCLNSIKRGSSKEIALASHFLGILALTVGPGDKAHEMLEESASPITEALKSRSETSKISSLLECLAIITFVGGEEAEETDKSMQLMWQVIHPKNGPNVATAKPSPPMITSMVSAWSFLLATIDGRALNPKSWQGSISYFSTLLDKDDRAVRIAAGEALALVFEVGNLEKFSVEDKGSSDSSTDEANKSKNILHIQGLRAKVLNQMRSLSVEAGGKGSAKKDLNSQRNTFRDILEFLEDGYNPESSMKIGGESLTTSTWRQLIQLNFLKHFLGGGFVKHMQENEFLHDVFGCTPKRKLLSGVEHRVSGTEKRLYKSPNSVANKARTQFRNKQRMLSQASKNLLLHSGQFTCP